In the genome of Thermoanaerobacterium sp. PSU-2, one region contains:
- a CDS encoding ATP-dependent RecD-like DNA helicase, with protein MVEIIGTVEEIIFKNEQNGYAVLELNSKKDTITVVGYMPFVGIGETLKVEGEWMVHPDYGEQVKVSKYETIAPSTLYGMERFLSSGLIRGIGPVMAKKIVSKFGVDSLNIIESHPEKLLDIPGIGEERVKMISESYEQQKTLRDVMVFLQGYGISTTNAIKIYRQYGDDSIELIKQNPYRLSDEIFGIGFRTADKIARAMGVDLHSSYRISSGTKYVLIQYASNGHTYVPLELLLKETARLLEVSEEEVYDSLVLLAQSEKVKFETFEDGSHGVYYIPYFVAENNTADKILNMTLTDVKPEDIDIENEIWKIESDMGIHLADNQRIAVLESVKNSILVITGGPGTGKTTIINFIIKLFKKFKKSVALAAPTGRAAKRMTEATGFEAKTIHRLLEYSYTEEEGRGFGKDDKNPLTEDVIIVDEASMIDILLMNALLKAIPLSSRLILVGDVDQLPSVGAGNVLRDIIDSGLVKVIRLNKIYRQGKESLIVVNAHKINNGEYPVLNDKENDFFFINASSQDEILNTILDLCKRRLPEAYGFNPFTDIQVLSPMRKGLIGVINMNNELQRCLNPSKKGLDERQMKDFTFRVGDKVMQIKNNYKMKWTKGDEKGEGVFNGDMGIIESIDNDSQELTVLFDDDKRVVYDFADIDELSLSYCVTVHKSQGSEFPAVIMPMSFGPPMLLTRNLLYTAVTRAKKLVVIVGQEKYLKSMIDNNLISKRYSGLLPKLRKVLKFMVEES; from the coding sequence ATGGTTGAAATAATAGGTACTGTTGAGGAAATAATTTTTAAAAACGAACAAAATGGGTACGCTGTGTTAGAACTTAATTCGAAAAAGGATACTATTACAGTAGTAGGATATATGCCTTTTGTTGGGATAGGTGAGACGCTTAAAGTTGAAGGCGAGTGGATGGTACATCCTGACTATGGGGAACAGGTGAAGGTCTCAAAGTACGAGACGATAGCGCCGTCGACATTGTATGGGATGGAGAGATTCTTGTCATCTGGACTCATAAGAGGTATAGGTCCTGTCATGGCGAAAAAAATCGTCTCAAAATTCGGCGTCGATTCTCTAAACATCATAGAATCTCATCCGGAAAAGTTGTTGGATATACCTGGAATAGGCGAAGAAAGAGTAAAGATGATATCAGAATCTTATGAGCAGCAGAAGACATTGAGGGACGTGATGGTTTTTTTACAAGGTTATGGCATCTCCACTACGAATGCAATTAAGATATACAGGCAATACGGCGATGATTCTATAGAACTCATAAAGCAAAATCCGTACAGATTATCGGATGAAATTTTTGGGATTGGCTTTAGGACGGCTGATAAGATAGCTCGAGCAATGGGCGTTGACTTGCATTCCAGCTATAGGATTTCATCTGGCACAAAGTATGTTTTGATACAATATGCATCAAATGGTCATACGTATGTGCCACTTGAACTTTTGCTTAAAGAAACAGCAAGGCTTCTTGAAGTATCAGAAGAAGAAGTTTACGATTCATTGGTTCTTTTGGCACAAAGCGAAAAAGTGAAGTTTGAGACATTTGAAGATGGTTCTCACGGTGTATATTATATACCGTATTTTGTAGCTGAAAACAACACTGCAGATAAGATTTTAAACATGACGCTGACAGATGTAAAGCCTGAGGATATTGATATTGAAAATGAAATATGGAAGATAGAATCAGATATGGGGATTCACCTTGCAGACAATCAGCGGATTGCAGTTTTAGAATCTGTCAAGAACTCAATTCTCGTCATAACAGGTGGACCTGGAACGGGAAAGACTACAATAATAAATTTCATAATAAAGCTTTTTAAAAAATTTAAAAAATCGGTAGCGTTAGCTGCGCCTACAGGGAGAGCTGCAAAGAGGATGACCGAAGCTACAGGGTTTGAAGCGAAGACGATACATCGCCTCTTGGAGTACTCATACACAGAAGAAGAAGGACGAGGCTTTGGCAAAGACGACAAGAATCCATTGACAGAAGATGTCATAATAGTGGACGAGGCTTCGATGATAGATATATTGCTTATGAATGCTCTACTTAAAGCTATCCCATTAAGCTCAAGGCTTATACTTGTAGGTGATGTCGATCAGCTTCCATCTGTTGGAGCTGGCAATGTGCTTAGGGATATCATAGATAGCGGCTTGGTAAAGGTGATAAGGCTTAATAAGATATACAGGCAAGGGAAGGAAAGTTTGATAGTAGTAAATGCCCACAAGATAAACAATGGCGAGTATCCTGTGCTAAACGATAAAGAAAATGACTTTTTCTTTATAAATGCTTCATCGCAAGACGAAATTTTAAATACTATATTGGATTTATGTAAAAGGCGGTTGCCTGAAGCGTATGGATTCAACCCATTTACGGATATTCAAGTTTTAAGCCCTATGAGAAAAGGCTTGATAGGCGTTATAAACATGAACAATGAACTGCAAAGGTGCTTAAATCCTTCAAAAAAAGGACTGGATGAAAGGCAGATGAAAGATTTTACTTTCAGAGTGGGAGACAAGGTGATGCAAATAAAAAATAACTACAAGATGAAGTGGACAAAAGGTGATGAAAAAGGCGAAGGTGTCTTTAATGGCGATATGGGTATCATAGAGTCTATCGATAATGATTCGCAGGAGCTTACTGTCTTATTTGATGATGATAAAAGAGTTGTTTACGATTTTGCAGATATAGATGAACTAAGCCTTTCTTACTGTGTGACTGTCCACAAAAGCCAAGGAAGTGAATTTCCGGCTGTCATCATGCCTATGAGCTTTGGACCGCCTATGCTTCTCACCAGAAACCTTCTTTACACTGCTGTAACGAGGGCTAAAAAACTCGTGGTAATAGTTGGACAGGAAAAATATTTAAAAAGCATGATCGACAACAATCTCATATCAAAGAGGTATTCAGGGCTTTTGCCTAAACTTAGGAAAGTCCTTAAATTTATGGTGGAAGAAAGTTGA
- a CDS encoding rubrerythrin family protein — MREMTTKNLSDAYAGESQAHMRYQIFADVAEKEGKPNIAKLFRAISYAELVHATNHYKTLGEVKDTVSNLDKAIAGETFEVEEMYPAYKAVADLQEEKSADKSFNYALEAEKLHAKMYTDAKAAALKNEDIAISKVYICPVCGYTAIDTAPEKCPVCGAPRDKFVVF, encoded by the coding sequence ATGAGAGAAATGACGACAAAAAATCTAAGCGATGCATACGCAGGTGAAAGCCAGGCTCACATGAGGTATCAAATTTTTGCTGATGTGGCTGAAAAGGAGGGTAAGCCAAACATAGCAAAGCTTTTTAGAGCCATATCTTATGCCGAATTAGTCCATGCTACAAATCACTATAAGACATTGGGAGAAGTAAAAGACACAGTATCAAACCTTGACAAGGCTATAGCAGGTGAGACATTTGAAGTAGAAGAAATGTATCCAGCATATAAAGCCGTAGCAGATTTGCAGGAGGAGAAATCTGCAGATAAAAGCTTCAACTATGCTCTTGAAGCTGAAAAGTTACATGCTAAGATGTATACAGATGCAAAAGCAGCGGCACTTAAAAATGAAGACATAGCTATTTCTAAAGTGTACATTTGTCCTGTTTGCGGATATACGGCAATTGATACGGCTCCAGAAAAATGTCCAGTTTGTGGAGCTCCAAGAGATAAGTTTGTTGTTTTCTAA
- the flgM gene encoding flagellar biosynthesis anti-sigma factor FlgM, with translation MKIYNNINVNNIYDMYKSANANALNKSKANKVDKVEISDNASKINKSFAEYDKLREEKVQDIKAKVDSGNYNIKSDDIAESIIKGAIFDKKV, from the coding sequence ATGAAAATATACAATAATATCAATGTTAACAATATTTACGACATGTATAAGTCTGCAAATGCCAATGCTTTAAATAAAAGTAAGGCAAACAAAGTTGACAAAGTGGAAATATCAGATAATGCTTCTAAGATCAACAAAAGTTTTGCAGAATATGACAAATTGAGAGAAGAAAAGGTGCAGGATATAAAGGCTAAGGTTGATAGTGGCAATTACAACATAAAATCTGATGATATCGCTGAGTCCATAATTAAAGGGGCTATTTTCGATAAAAAAGTTTAA
- a CDS encoding ComF family protein, producing MIFLDLLFPPKTNCILCGKVIREGKICLDCESNLPFIVGNRCVVCGKPIIDGDKCPDCMETNHVFTRSISPFEYDDTIKSLIARFKYYKERSLSEFFAEYMYKYIKEDGVEFDTIVPVPLHRTKLDERGYNQSELLARELSYRFDVIMSKPLRRIKNTKSQTELKREERMKNLKGAFKVVYADLVKDKTVLLVDDVLTTGSTLDECAKVLRESGAKDVFAATIATGRNV from the coding sequence ATGATATTTCTCGATTTGCTATTTCCACCAAAGACAAATTGCATACTGTGCGGAAAGGTGATAAGAGAAGGAAAGATATGCCTTGACTGTGAAAGCAATTTACCGTTTATTGTTGGTAATAGGTGCGTTGTTTGTGGAAAGCCTATCATAGATGGCGACAAATGCCCCGACTGCATGGAGACAAACCATGTTTTTACTCGCAGCATAAGTCCTTTTGAGTATGACGATACGATAAAATCGCTGATTGCCAGATTCAAATACTACAAAGAGAGAAGTTTATCTGAATTTTTTGCAGAATACATGTATAAGTATATTAAAGAAGATGGTGTAGAATTCGATACGATAGTGCCTGTTCCGCTTCACAGGACAAAGCTGGATGAACGTGGATACAACCAATCAGAGCTTTTGGCGAGAGAGCTTTCTTATAGATTCGATGTAATCATGTCAAAGCCTTTGAGACGTATAAAAAACACTAAATCTCAAACTGAACTTAAAAGAGAAGAGCGGATGAAAAACTTAAAAGGTGCTTTTAAAGTGGTTTACGCTGATCTTGTCAAAGACAAGACCGTACTTTTAGTGGATGATGTTTTGACAACAGGTTCTACCCTTGATGAATGCGCAAAAGTTTTAAGAGAGAGCGGTGCAAAAGATGTTTTTGCAGCTACAATAGCAACAGGAAGGAATGTGTGA
- the metK gene encoding methionine adenosyltransferase, whose product MKKYFTSESVTEGHPDKICDQISDAIVDEILKNDPYARIACETAVTTGMVLVMGEISTKCYVDIPKIARKVIEEIGYTRAKYGFDADTCSVLTSIDEQSPDIALGVDKALEVKKGISYDELEEQGAGDQGMMFGYACTETPELMPLPISLAHRLARRLAEVRKNGTLDYLRPDGKTQVTIEYVDDVPKRVDSIVVSTQHSPDVDHDKIENDVKEYVIKPIVPPELIDDDTKIYVNPTGRFVVGGPQGDSGLTGRKIIVDTYGGYARHGGGAFSGKDPSKVDRSAAYAARYVAKNIVAAGLAERCEVQLAYAIGVATPLEVNVDTFGSGKISDEEISEIVKKVFDLRPAAIIRDLDLRRPIYRQVAAYGHFGRTDLDLTWERTDRVEILKKLAFNK is encoded by the coding sequence ATGAAAAAGTATTTTACTTCAGAATCAGTTACTGAAGGACATCCAGATAAAATTTGCGATCAGATATCTGATGCTATTGTAGATGAGATCTTAAAAAATGATCCATATGCGAGGATAGCCTGCGAGACTGCTGTTACAACAGGTATGGTATTGGTGATGGGAGAAATATCCACAAAGTGTTACGTTGACATACCTAAAATCGCAAGAAAAGTCATAGAGGAAATAGGATACACTCGTGCAAAATACGGCTTTGATGCAGATACATGCTCTGTGCTTACATCAATAGATGAACAGTCTCCAGATATAGCATTGGGAGTTGATAAGGCTCTAGAAGTTAAAAAAGGCATCTCCTACGATGAGCTGGAAGAACAAGGCGCTGGAGACCAAGGCATGATGTTTGGATACGCATGTACAGAGACGCCTGAGCTTATGCCTCTTCCAATATCATTAGCACATAGGCTTGCTCGCAGATTAGCAGAGGTAAGGAAAAATGGCACTTTAGATTACCTAAGACCTGATGGCAAGACACAGGTGACGATTGAGTACGTTGATGACGTGCCAAAGAGAGTTGATTCAATCGTCGTATCTACACAGCATTCACCAGATGTGGATCATGATAAGATTGAAAATGATGTAAAAGAGTATGTAATAAAACCTATCGTTCCACCAGAGCTTATTGATGATGATACGAAGATATATGTAAATCCGACAGGAAGATTCGTAGTTGGCGGACCGCAAGGAGACAGTGGTCTTACAGGAAGGAAGATAATAGTCGACACTTATGGTGGATATGCAAGACATGGCGGCGGTGCTTTTTCTGGCAAAGATCCATCGAAAGTAGACAGATCTGCTGCGTACGCTGCAAGGTATGTAGCGAAAAACATCGTAGCTGCTGGGCTTGCTGAAAGGTGTGAAGTTCAATTGGCGTACGCTATAGGCGTAGCTACACCATTAGAAGTCAATGTAGATACTTTTGGCAGTGGGAAAATATCTGATGAAGAGATATCAGAAATAGTTAAAAAAGTATTTGATTTGAGACCTGCTGCTATCATAAGAGATCTTGATTTAAGAAGGCCTATTTATAGACAAGTTGCAGCATATGGACATTTTGGACGTACAGATCTTGACCTTACATGGGAGAGAACTGACAGAGTTGAGATACTGAAAAAACTTGCTTTCAATAAATAA
- a CDS encoding TIGR03826 family flagellar region protein: MNIRNCKRCGKLYNYTGFDLCPECFNKDEEDFMKIRDYIDRNPQATVLEVSKATDVEVKRILDFLKEGRLILGSKNTNISLTCERCGKKILSGRYCESCSRELEKSLKSALDVDKRDESFEKLYLRDDKKDIKRKY, encoded by the coding sequence ATGAATATAAGGAATTGTAAAAGGTGTGGAAAACTTTATAACTATACTGGGTTCGATTTATGCCCAGAATGTTTCAACAAAGATGAAGAGGATTTTATGAAAATCAGAGATTACATTGATAGAAATCCGCAGGCGACGGTTTTAGAGGTGTCCAAAGCTACAGATGTTGAGGTGAAAAGAATATTAGACTTTTTAAAAGAAGGCAGACTCATATTGGGCTCTAAAAACACCAATATTTCATTGACTTGTGAAAGGTGCGGTAAAAAGATATTGTCAGGCAGATACTGTGAATCATGTTCAAGAGAACTTGAGAAATCTTTAAAAAGCGCATTAGATGTTGATAAAAGAGACGAAAGTTTTGAAAAACTTTATTTGAGAGACGATAAAAAAGACATTAAAAGAAAATATTAA
- a CDS encoding phosphodiester glycosidase family protein: MKYRKAISMCISSIIIFSSVFMNGIAADAYTVITSNESQQILSKGVTEKNITYFTTDGFININVLDVDLSDSNTSISTIFNPSGFKDRMDVEDMANGNGAIAAVNGDFFDTKQGFIVGASVKDGNLLTVPYYQGNYATFAIDKNNVPSIGYWKSTSLSITLPDGSQVPVSALNNVGSIGSGTSCVIFTKDWNDETPGLSDSYKDLVEVLVDKNNSVLEVRQGEGPVAIPDGGYSIDATGDVAKILLNLKQGDKVIKNISTDPPFDNFKMAVSGGTILVQNGSIPSQFTDNVDGIYARTAIGYTEDKKHVIIATVDNANTRGMTESELAQLMLSLGAYEAMNLDGGGSTQMAIRPLGDSQAKLQNEVPGFERNVANGVGVFNTAPTGNLYAIKVEADSPNVFVGTHRAIIVKGYDANYQPVKIDQNSVSFSISGIAGKFDGNEFMPQSAGDGVIIARVGNVTGTLKIKALDAIADIRFTPYSVNVDKGGTTSISVIGKDINGYRAPIEDRDIRWTVYNNVGTISNGVFKAANSDLSGALSANINGKVGNLMVKVGQGSDFDASQLPKPLDFESIDSKNKEVSVSNTNDSFKFMVFGDTDYNTLLKLQISLKAASIANKDYPLVVFTGDVNDKVLKSLTIPYIKAGNSYEVYDFRNSTFIMLDDTNGGLLSSNKDQWSWFLNTLNSVKGDNLFVVLPKPVWGSDGFKDTKEAQLFEDTLQKFREDTGKNVWIIYNGDTPFYTTLNDNIRYISNYGTNNGSGSMDIYNDARYISIMVNGKDIYYQDKNLFTK; the protein is encoded by the coding sequence GTGAAGTACCGAAAAGCTATAAGCATGTGTATATCTTCAATAATCATTTTTTCATCGGTTTTTATGAATGGTATTGCTGCAGATGCTTACACCGTAATAACTTCAAATGAAAGCCAGCAAATATTAAGTAAAGGTGTTACAGAAAAAAACATTACATATTTTACGACAGATGGTTTCATCAATATCAATGTTTTGGATGTGGACTTAAGCGACAGTAACACATCAATATCCACCATTTTTAATCCATCTGGTTTTAAAGACAGAATGGATGTAGAAGACATGGCAAATGGAAACGGTGCTATAGCCGCAGTAAATGGCGATTTTTTTGACACGAAGCAAGGGTTTATCGTAGGAGCATCAGTTAAAGACGGAAATCTTTTAACTGTCCCATACTATCAAGGGAATTACGCCACATTTGCCATAGATAAAAACAATGTTCCATCAATAGGATATTGGAAAAGCACTTCTCTTAGCATAACACTACCTGACGGCAGTCAAGTTCCAGTAAGTGCTTTAAACAACGTAGGTTCCATAGGCAGTGGTACATCTTGCGTCATATTTACAAAGGACTGGAATGATGAGACACCGGGTCTAAGCGATAGCTATAAAGACCTTGTTGAAGTATTAGTTGACAAAAACAACAGCGTCTTGGAGGTAAGACAGGGTGAAGGTCCTGTAGCAATTCCCGATGGAGGCTATTCTATAGATGCAACAGGTGATGTCGCAAAGATTCTTTTAAATCTAAAGCAAGGAGATAAAGTCATCAAAAATATCTCTACAGACCCTCCATTTGACAACTTTAAGATGGCTGTAAGCGGAGGAACCATTTTGGTACAAAACGGTTCAATACCGTCGCAATTTACCGACAATGTAGACGGCATATACGCAAGGACAGCTATAGGCTATACTGAAGATAAGAAGCATGTAATAATAGCAACAGTTGACAACGCCAACACGAGAGGAATGACAGAAAGTGAATTAGCGCAGCTTATGCTAAGCTTAGGCGCTTATGAAGCTATGAACTTAGACGGCGGCGGCTCAACTCAAATGGCCATAAGACCTTTAGGAGATAGTCAAGCAAAGCTCCAAAATGAAGTTCCTGGTTTCGAAAGAAATGTAGCCAACGGCGTTGGAGTATTTAACACAGCACCAACAGGAAATCTATACGCTATAAAAGTTGAAGCAGATAGCCCAAATGTCTTTGTAGGCACCCACAGAGCAATCATTGTAAAAGGATATGATGCAAATTATCAACCAGTAAAAATCGATCAAAACTCCGTATCATTTTCAATAAGCGGCATAGCAGGAAAATTTGATGGAAATGAATTCATGCCTCAAAGTGCGGGTGATGGCGTAATAATAGCAAGAGTAGGCAATGTGACTGGTACATTGAAAATAAAGGCTTTAGATGCTATAGCAGACATAAGATTTACGCCTTATTCGGTCAATGTCGATAAAGGCGGGACTACATCAATATCTGTGATAGGCAAAGACATAAACGGCTATAGAGCACCTATAGAAGACAGAGACATAAGATGGACTGTCTACAACAATGTAGGCACCATCTCAAATGGAGTCTTCAAAGCAGCCAATAGCGATCTATCTGGTGCTTTATCGGCAAATATAAATGGAAAAGTAGGAAATTTAATGGTAAAAGTGGGGCAAGGATCAGATTTTGATGCGTCACAGCTTCCAAAGCCATTGGACTTTGAATCTATTGACAGCAAAAATAAGGAAGTAAGCGTCAGCAACACTAACGATTCGTTTAAATTCATGGTATTTGGGGACACAGATTACAATACGCTTTTGAAGCTTCAAATTTCCTTAAAAGCTGCCAGCATAGCCAATAAAGACTATCCTTTAGTAGTTTTCACAGGGGATGTAAATGACAAAGTTTTAAAATCACTTACGATTCCTTATATAAAAGCAGGTAATTCTTATGAAGTATATGACTTTAGAAATTCGACATTTATCATGTTAGATGATACTAATGGTGGTTTGCTATCATCAAATAAGGATCAGTGGAGTTGGTTTTTAAACACATTAAACAGCGTAAAAGGAGATAATCTATTTGTAGTTTTGCCAAAACCTGTATGGGGCTCCGATGGGTTCAAAGATACAAAAGAAGCTCAACTGTTTGAGGATACACTGCAAAAATTCAGAGAAGATACAGGTAAAAACGTATGGATAATATACAACGGAGATACGCCTTTTTATACGACATTGAATGACAACATAAGGTATATATCTAATTATGGAACAAATAATGGCAGTGGTAGTATGGACATATACAATGACGCCAGATACATTTCAATAATGGTAAATGGAAAAGACATTTACTATCAAGATAAAAATTTGTTTACAAAGTAA
- the yyaC gene encoding spore protease YyaC produces the protein MDELRVRYDDKNAINLMSAYLADQINFDSVILCIGTDKCIGDSLGPIVGDMLSKMTSGISVYGTLKNPIHAMNLEENIAHIKRKHPYSNIIAVDACLGDKDNIGKISIKKSPIYPGKGVGKVLPAVGDISIIGVIDAFDIIPVHNTRLGFVFEMAEVIAMSVHRAFYLKAAIKNNSDVSQS, from the coding sequence ATGGATGAATTGCGGGTTAGATATGACGACAAAAACGCCATCAATCTCATGTCGGCGTATTTAGCAGATCAGATAAACTTTGATTCTGTGATACTTTGCATAGGTACCGATAAATGCATCGGAGATTCGTTAGGCCCTATTGTAGGAGACATGTTATCAAAAATGACCAGCGGCATAAGCGTATATGGAACATTAAAAAATCCGATACATGCAATGAACCTTGAAGAAAACATCGCACACATAAAAAGAAAGCACCCATACAGCAACATCATTGCTGTTGATGCTTGTCTTGGAGATAAGGACAACATAGGTAAAATATCCATAAAAAAATCGCCAATATATCCAGGTAAAGGAGTAGGAAAAGTATTGCCTGCTGTCGGCGACATATCTATAATAGGCGTGATTGACGCCTTTGACATAATACCTGTACATAATACAAGGCTTGGATTCGTGTTTGAGATGGCAGAAGTCATCGCCATGAGCGTACATAGAGCTTTTTATTTGAAAGCAGCCATAAAAAATAACTCTGACGTAAGTCAGAGCTAA
- a CDS encoding HD domain-containing phosphohydrolase codes for MNYDEEKLMSHLLMSLKNYHYETYKHSIRVAKLSYNVANMMRLNIKEKITIYKGALLHDIGKVMIPISILAKPDKLTELEYDVMKLHPKYGADILEALTPLAYLTSTVLYHHERLDGTGYPYGLKIIPFGAQIVAVCDSFDAMTNDRQYRKAKNAIEAIQDLKECDAKYNQMLVSALENLVKTKTQILEKENRESNGIAI; via the coding sequence ATGAATTATGATGAAGAAAAACTGATGTCGCATCTTCTGATGTCGCTAAAAAACTACCATTACGAGACGTACAAGCACAGCATAAGAGTCGCAAAGTTATCATACAATGTAGCAAACATGATGCGGCTTAATATAAAGGAAAAAATAACGATATACAAGGGTGCATTGCTGCACGATATAGGCAAAGTGATGATTCCGATTAGTATTCTTGCAAAACCAGATAAACTTACAGAATTGGAATACGACGTCATGAAATTGCATCCCAAATACGGCGCCGATATACTGGAAGCCTTAACACCACTTGCATATTTGACATCTACTGTGCTATATCATCATGAAAGGCTTGATGGGACAGGCTATCCTTATGGTTTAAAAATCATTCCGTTTGGCGCACAGATTGTAGCAGTGTGTGATTCTTTCGACGCAATGACAAACGATAGACAGTATAGAAAAGCTAAAAATGCTATTGAAGCAATACAAGATTTGAAAGAGTGCGATGCAAAGTACAACCAAATGCTTGTTTCAGCATTAGAAAATTTGGTTAAAACAAAGACACAAATTCTCGAAAAAGAAAATAGAGAAAGCAATGGAATCGCCATCTAA
- a CDS encoding peroxiredoxin has protein sequence MSLVGKKAPEFKLDSTKGQISLSDYKGKWVVLFFYPLDFSSVCSTEIPEFNRMKPEFDKLNAELLGINTDSVYSHKAWIDSLGGVDFPLLSDYNKEVTKQYGILIEDAGIALRAAFIINPEGIVDYEVVHEPVIGRNVDEILRVLNALQTGHACPVGWKPGDKVLD, from the coding sequence ATGTCGTTGGTAGGTAAGAAAGCTCCTGAATTTAAGTTAGACAGCACAAAAGGTCAAATATCCTTAAGCGATTATAAAGGTAAATGGGTAGTGCTTTTCTTTTATCCACTTGACTTTTCGTCAGTATGTTCGACAGAAATACCTGAGTTTAACAGGATGAAACCTGAGTTTGACAAGCTCAATGCTGAGCTATTAGGTATCAACACAGATAGCGTTTATTCACACAAGGCATGGATAGATAGCCTCGGTGGTGTTGATTTTCCGCTTTTATCTGATTACAACAAAGAAGTCACGAAGCAGTATGGAATACTTATTGAAGATGCTGGCATAGCATTAAGAGCTGCATTCATCATTAACCCTGAGGGAATTGTTGATTACGAAGTTGTACATGAGCCAGTAATCGGCAGAAATGTCGATGAAATATTGAGAGTGCTTAATGCACTTCAAACAGGTCATGCTTGTCCTGTAGGTTGGAAACCAGGGGACAAAGTATTAGATTAA